In Myxocyprinus asiaticus isolate MX2 ecotype Aquarium Trade chromosome 27, UBuf_Myxa_2, whole genome shotgun sequence, the DNA window TGACGTCCGAATCTTTATCGGTAATGCTAACAAGCGAAATGACCGTCCCTGGTTTTGCATCTTCAGGAACTACATCAGACAGGGAAGTAATTTCTATCTCTGGTCTATTGTCATTTACGTCAATCACTTTAATGATAATTCTACAGTTGCTTGTCTTCGGTGGTTGCCCTTTATCTGCCGCTATAACACCAACTCTATAAACATCGTTTTTCTCAAAATCAACATTGCTTTTCATACGGATTTCACCTGTATTATTGTTCAAATTAAAAGTGTGGTAAACTAGTCTTtcgatatttttaataaatgaataaacaatttCGGCATTCTGGCCTTCATCTAAATCAGTAGCATTCAATTTAATGACAAGAGTATCCACAAGAGCGTTTTCTTGCAGTGTAATAGAATAAACCTCTTGGCTAAATTTAGGCCTGTTGTCATTGTCATCCAGAACTGTGACGTTAATAATTACACTCCCTGATCGTGGTGGATTCCCACCGTCAACAGCAGTCAGTATTAGACTGTGCTTTATCTGACGCTCCCTATCAAGCAATTTACGTAATTTCAAGATTGGGACTTTTTTGTCTCCCCCATTTTCGCGAAGCTCAAGTTCAAAATTCTCGGTTTGACTCAGTTTATAAAAGCGAACAGAATTCATGCCAAAATCAGGGTCCTGTGCTTCCTGCAACGGAATGTCCTCACCCGGTGGGGTTGATTCTGCTATTTCTATCACCACATCTTTATCAGCAAAACTGGGTGCATGGTCATTTACGTCAGATATTTCAACTTCTACATAATGAACTTCAAGTGGATTTTCAACCACGGTTTTTAGACTTATCAAACAAGCAACAATTCCATCACATAGCTCCTCTCTGTCGATTCGTTTGTGCACATACAAGATACCATTGTTCTGGTTTACCTGAAAAAGGGCGTCATTTGATCCAGAGACGATACGGAATCGTCTGTCCACCAATGTATTGACATCAAGACTCAAATCCTTAGCAATATTTCCCACAATAGATCCCTCTTTCACCTCTTCTTGAATAGTGTATCTTATCTGAGCTGAAACCTGCCGTCCGAAACACAGCAGCAAAAAGAAACAGAGAGCAAACCACCAGTACTCCCATCTGCGCCTTTGTTCTCCGGCATCCATACTAAAAAACATCGTCTAAGGAATTAAGGTAGGCTATAATTGTTCTTATAACGATTACCGCATGAACCTCTTAAAATGCTTCCGAGAAGTATATGAGAACATCTCTTACTCGAATATCACGCAAATAATCCCTTGTATCGACCTCAGGCTCAAAGAGCAGTCAGTGCGCTCCAGCCTGGGTTAAAAACCATCGTGACGAAAACAAGGAGGTCCGTGACCAAATCCGTTTTCTTGTGAAATACTGACACCATGAGGTCTACTGCAGCGTGTGAAGACTATAAGACATTATTTTATGCGCTTTAACTATAGCGGAAAGACAGCGAGCAAATGTTAAATCCTTCTCCAGGCATGGTCTGATTatataaagttacatttaaatcacAACACAAAACATAACATAATAGATAACACTTATTGAATCACTAAAACCACAGgatatatagcacacacacacacacacacacacacacacacacacacacaaccgtaACACCACACCGTCCAATCCAAATTGCCCGACAGCACTTTTCAGCCCCACTACCCTGAACAGTTCCCCGCGAAAAAATGATAACACAAAAGTAACTTGCAACAGTTACCTTGATCTTAcccataaaaaaaataacgttTTTGTGTGTGACCTAATATAGTCAGGTCGAtctaataatgttaaataatatttttgactttgaAAGTTTaccagacaaatatatatatatatatatatatatatatatatatatatatatatatatatatttcagtgtaGGGACGAGTTTGACGCATGCCTATATATAGCAATAGTAAAAGCAGTATGATAATAGGCTGTCATTCCGAACTGAGCCATACTTAATTTCTGTTGAATaaggaaattatttaaaatgtttcccCCGAAAATGTAAAAGAGTCTTGACAGTTGCGTATTCATTAGGCATTATGAGGTCATGTCATGTagtaacattttttaatatgaaCAAGTTGGTGATATATGATTATAATTACTCTAAGATACAAGAAATTTTTCATAAGTAGGAATTCAATGACATTTTGTCACTTGAACTTGAGAAACCACGTATGGATGTTGCAGACAGACAAAGTGAATAAACAATGGAGATCTCATCTAACTACTAAAAATTGCATCTTGTCTATCAATATGTTTGTTTTACCAGAGGCTAAATGAGTGCAGCAAAATTAGCTTAATAAAACAgcttaaaattgtttttaaatgcaccttaccTCTCCAGAATCTCTCCTGCTCCTGCGATCTGGTATCACTAGAGTATTCCCATTACTGCCCGGGACTATAGTAGAACCGATACTCATTCTGGGTCCAACTAACATGTACCGTTTGTCTCCAGATCTGTACTGGATGCTGTGACACAGAGTCCCGTCGTAATTTGCATCTTGTAAATACTTGGATGAACAGTCTGTAGATTTGGAGCACTGCATTACAATCAACACGATGATACTGATGAGAAAAAGCACTGAAACCGAGCCCAAAGTGatgatcaaataaaatgtcaCGTTGTTTTCCTCCTCGTCTTTTACTGCGTTTTTCACATCCGAAGCTGCAAAAGCCTCTTTGGGCTCCACAACTTTGACAATCACAGTCGCTGTTGCTGAGAGTGACACGTTCCCATTGTCTTTGACCAGTATGACCAGTTTCTGCTGGGCCTCGTCTGTTTCTGTGAATGAGCGAAGGGTCCTTACCTGTCCTGTATAGCGGTCCAAACCAAACAGACTGTGCTCACTAACTTCCTGCAGTGAAAATAATAACCAGCCGTTGTATCCGATATCTGCGTCATAGGCTCTGACTTTAGTCACCAAATGACCTGCGTTCACATTGCGGGGAATCTCCTCCACACCCTCAGCAGAACCGTTAGCACTGACTGGATATAAGATCACTGGAACATTGTCGTTCTGATCCAGAATAAACACGTTCACTGTCACGTTACTGCTCAGAGACGGACTTCCAGAGTCTGTAGCGAGcacgtaaaatgtaaaaattttggctgtCTCAAAATCAAAACTTTTCAGCGCATAAACTGCGCCTGTCTCAGAATTAATATTTAGGAAAGGTGTCATGTCACTTTTTGTTCCGTTCCCTTTAATAATTTGATATGAAATCATAGAGTTTTCATTTATGTCTTGGTCAAATGCACTCAGAGTGAGAATGGACGCACCTGCAGCGTTGTTTTCTCTTAAATATAATTCGATGGGATTCAGGGTAAATTCAGGTGAATTGTCATTAACATCTGATACCTGCACACTCAGAGTTTTATAAGAGGACAGTAGTGGCTGACCCAAATCAGTCGCTGttattgtgatgtcataatgtgATATGATTTCACGGTCCAGGTGCCCTTTAGTCACTAAAGAGTACATATTTTCCTGAACTGAGGGTTTTAATTCAAATGGAACGTTTTCTGAAAGAGAGCACACAACTTTGCCGTTAACACCACTGTCTCTGTCAGTAACACTAATGAGTGAGATTACAGTACCGGGCTTAGAATCTTCGGGTACAACGTTCGATAGTGACGTCACTTCGATGTCGGGTTTATTATCGTTCGTGTCCAAAATTTTTATGACTACTCTACAATCGGTTGTCATAGGCGGCTGACCATCATCAGATGCTTGAACATCAAGTTTGTAAACTGAATACTCCTCAAAGTCCACATTGCCTTTCACACGAATGTCACCTGTCACTTTATCCAAACTAAATATTTCATAGACATTTGGGTTCTGATCGTTGCCAAACATGTAAGTGACCTCTCCATTTAGGCCGTAATCTCGATCACTTGCTTGTACCTGAATGACCAGTGTTCCGATTTGAATATTTTCTTCTAATGTGGTAGAATACATATCTTGACCAAAAACAGGTCTATTGTCATTGATATCAAGAACATTAATTGTAATATTGAGTGTCCCTGATCTTTGTGGATTCCCACCGTCGATTGCTGTTAAAAGTAAATTATATTCATCATTGAGCTCGCGGTCAAGAGGCTTTTGTAAAACCAAAAATGGTAGTTTATCTTCTCCCTGATCTCTCACTTCCAGATCAAAGTGTTCattttgtgttaatttgtatGAACGAATAGAATTTACCCCTGCATCCGGGTCGCGCGCAGCCTTAAGCTGAAAGCGCGTCCCTCGAGCTGTTGATTCTGAAATCTCCAATCGTTTCTCATGTTCTCTAAAACTGGGTGAATTATCATTTATATCCGTCACTTCCACTCCAATATAATGTATTTCTAGTGGATTTTCAACGACAATCTTCAAGTTTATCGGGCATGCGCTATTACTTTTACACAGCGCCTCTCGATCGATGTTTTTATGAACATGCAAGACGCCATTCTGATTTACCTGAAATAAATCGTCACTAGATCCAGAAACGATACGGAATCGTCTGTCCTCCAAAGAACTTATATCAAGGCCCAAATCCTTAGCAATATTTCCCACGATGGTTCCCTCTTTTACTTCCTCTGGAATCGTGTATCTTATCTGAGCTGAAACCTGCTGTCCGAAgaatagcagaagagagaaaCACAAAGCAATCCACCAGTACTCCCATCTGCGCCTTTGTCCTCGGTGTTCCATCATGAATCAAATGCTTATAACCGCAATATAGATTAATGTTGCCTTTGCGATTTCGTCATAAATCCTCAGAGATTTCGTAAAATGTTTCATTATAATTAAACTGATCAACATAATCCACATCGTCTACCATGCATCTTTAACCAGACCACGCAACAACTATCGTTGTGCTTTTGGAGGAGAGGTGCACGCTGCGTGACGCAAATCATCTTTAAGGCGATGGGCTGTGATTCATAACGTTTCCTGGTGTAATACTGACACCATGAGGTTAACTGAGAATATAGCAGTCAATGAAGGATATCATTGATTCTATTGGTTAGAGGAAACATTAGGATCTCCTGTTTTTAGGTCTAGAAAGATGAATTTCCTGTTGCTCAATTGGTAACACATGGCGCTTCTAAGCTAAGATCCTGGGTTTGATTCCAACAGAgccttaaaggatagttcacccccaaaaaagaaaatctttcatcatttactcaccctcaagccatccaagatgtgtatgacgtcctttcttctgttgaacacaaatgaagatttttacaagaatatctcagctctataggtccatacaatgccatgGAATGGGGGCCAAAAcaccaaatatcacataaaacatcataaaattaatccatatgaccctagtggtttaatcaatgtcttaggttttgggtgagaacagaccaaaatgtaattcttttgtcactgtaaatcttgacagcagtctccttggcgatttcAAGGTCGATTACACTTCCAATAGCTCCATCTAGTGCTCTGCCTTTGCGtccagcactaggaagtgtaatcaagcttgaaatcatgattgtgcctagagactttAACATAAGTTATATTTAGGTTTGTTCTctcccaaaaccgattggatcacgcATGGATCCATGGaagcatggattaaaccactggagtcttttggataacttttatgatgcctttatgtgatttttggaccttcagagttctggcctccattcacttgcattgcaaggacctacagagctgagatattctgcaaaaaatcttaatttgtgttctgcggaagaaaaaagtcacacatctggtatggcatgagggtgagtaaatgataagaaaatgttcatttttgggtgaataattcctttaaatgATTTCAGTTATTTTGGTAAGACTCAACTGGTTAAGCATGGCGCCAACTACTGGGTTCTATtcacagacaaacaaacatactgataaaatgtatacccagaatgcactgtgggtTTCTTtcgataaaagcgtctgccaaatgcatacatgtaaattaATGTACTTAGAATTTCAGCACCTCGAACAGCTCCTCGATAAGTGTTCTTCTACACATTAAAAGAAGAAAATGACAACCCAACATTCAGCTAATAGTAAATATGCACCTTACCTCTCCTGAATCTCTCCTGCTCCTGCGATCTGGTATCACTAGAGTATTCCCATTACTGCCCGGGACTATAGTAGAACCGATACTCATTCTGGGTCCAACTAACATGTACCGTTTGTCTCCAGATCTGTACTGGATGCTGTGACACAGAGTCCCGTCGTAATTTGCATCTTGTAAATACTTGGATGAACAGTCTGTAGATTTGGAGCACTGCATTACAATCAACACGATGATACTGATGAGAAAAAGCACTGAAACCGAGCCCAAAGTGatgatcaaataaaatgtcaCGTTGTTTTCCTCCTCGTCTTTTACTGCGTTTTTCACATCCGAAGCTGCAAAAGCCTCTTTGGGCTCCACAACTTTGACAATCACAGTCGCTGTTGCTGAGAGTGACACGTTCCCATTGTCTTTGACCAGTATGACCAGTTTCTGCTGGGCCTCGTCTGTTTCTGTGAATGAGCGAAGGGTCCTTATCTGTCCTGTATAGCGGTCCAAACCAAACAGACGGTGCTCACTAACTTCCTGCAGTGAAAATAATAACCAGCCGTTGTATCCGATATCTGCGTCATAGGCTCTGACTTTAGTCACCAAATGACCTGCGTTCACATTGCGGGGAATCTCCTCCACACCCTCAGCAGAACCGTTAGCACTGACTGGATATAAGATCACTGGAACATTGTCGTTCTGATCCAGAATAAACACGTTCACTGTCACGTTACTGCTCAGAGACGGACTTCCAGAGTCTTTGGCCACGACAAAGAACTGGAATGTTTTCTGAGACTCGAAGTCAAAGCTCTTCAATGAGTAGACGGTACCATTTACCTCATTAATGTTCAGGAAAGTTGCCATGCTTTGGTCTGAATTCACGCGATCAACTGAATATGAGACTCGTGCGTTTTCACCTTCGTCTAAATCATCTGCACGTAACGAGAAAACGGCGATTCCTGGTTTATTGTTTTCAACTACGTAGAACGTGTACGGGTTTTGAATAAATACAGGACTGTTGTCGTTAACATCTGTGACGTCGACATGAATTAGTCTTGTAGATGACAGTGGTGGATTCCCCAGATCTTTGGCTGTTATTGTGATGTCATAAAACGATTTAGATTCTTTGTCGAGGTATTCCTTTGTCAACAAAGAATAAAAGTTGCCATCAGAAGACGGCTTTAGGTCAAAGGGAACATCCTTAGGCAGAGAGCAAATTATCTTCCCGTTCATACCTGAGTCCAGGTCTGTAACTCCCATCAAAGCTACGACTGTCCCAGGAAGCGCATCCTCGGGAATGTGACTATATAGTGAGGTGACTTCAATCTCAGGCTGGTTGTCGTTAACATCCTCAACTTTTACAAGCACATTACACTGTGTAGAAAGGGACACGGCCCCCTTATCCGCAGCCAATATTTTAAGCTCATAAACCTGCCTATCCTCAAAATTTAGCTCACCTTTTATCTTTAACTCCCCCGTCAAACTATCTAAATCAAAAACCTCAGATGCTCCGTTCCTGAATTTGTTCCTTAATGAGTATTCTATTTGCCCGTTGACTCCTTCATCTGAATCTGAAGCATTGACCCGCAATAGAAATGTTCCTTCCGGAGCATCTTCTTTCACCAACACTGTGTATTTTTGCTTATTACAAATGGGGGCGTTATCATTAATATCTGACACAACAATAGTAATATTTAAAGTAGTTGATTTCTGTGGCTTGCCACCGTCAGTCGCGGTTAATATTAGATTATGCCTTGCATTATTTTCTCTGTCAAGAGGTTTTTGTAGAATGAGGAAGGGAATCTTACCTTCATCCCCCAAGTCCTCCGTTTCTAAGCGAAAATACTGATTTTGACTTAGTTTATAGGACTGCAGGGCGTTTGTGCCTATATCTGGGTCGTGAGCAGTTTCTAACTGAAATCGAGCTCCTGTCGTGGCAGATTCAAGTATTtccaaattatatttttcatccaGAAAACTAGGTGGATTATCATTGACATCGATAATGTCAACTGATATCTTATGCATTTCGAGTGGATTTTCGATTACTGCTTTAAGGTGAATGAGACAAGGGTTAGTTTTAGCACACAGCTCCTCTCTGTCTATCCTCTGGTTCACAAACAAAGCGCCGTCTTCATGATTTACCCGAAAGAGCTCTTGCTTTGTCCCCGCAACTATACGCAAATTCCTGTTGTCCATTGAAGTCGCGTCAATTCCTAAATCTTTTGCAATATTCCCCACAGTAACTCCAATTTTAGATTCCTCTTGAAGGGAATAGTTTATCTGGGAGGCGCGTCCTTCAGAATAAAACAACAGACAAATAAGAGAAAAAATCTTCCTGATCCATGCTCTCGTATTTCCTCTTGCCATGCTTCCTCTGGACACCATTGAAACTACTTTAAGCACATGCAACCGACTCATTTATGTTATCCCAGAACGCAAATGAACTGAAAGATTTAAAATCGCATTTCCGTCGGTCGTGGTGGCTCATTGTTCAACGCCAAAGCAATGTCTGACACTGGCTCGACGAGATGATTCTGTTAAACACGCCTGTGCGTAATTCCTAATATTATAGCGCCACTTAGAGTCACACTGCAAAGCTGCATCATATCAGACCTGTAAAGGAGACGCCGAAACAAAGGAGATATCACTTAATTAAAGTTTAGTTCAATTTTATTGAACCATAGCAAAAGTAAAATTTCAAATGAAAGttaattttcatctctgtttttagtttttagttaaaACGATGCAAACTGAAGTTATCATTTTAACCTTCAAACTGTTAGCTAGCATCTTGCATAGTCTTGTAATACTTGCAAAGTCTGTAAAAGTGACTAGATTACAACCTGCCCCTATTAGAACCTGCTATTAGTGTCTTTACCTATTTGCCtgtattgtgttgtggctttgttgtgtgttCACTGTGATGCACCAAAATTAGCTAATGGATCTTTATTGCCATTATGTtatatgacaaagttaataaatggcttttattgacaccattgtgtgtgtgtgtgtgtgtgtgtgtgtgtgtgtgtgtgtgtgtgtgtattagttttagtttattgcagtttctttttttattattagattagatacagttgttagaggcTTTTAAGATGTCATAAAGTCATGTTACAACGTGCACCCTCACTTTTCACTTCCCTTCTTTCCAGGTAGATAACGAGAAGTACACGTTGTATTCACAAAAATgaccacatatttgtaccagacTTGTGTACAgttaatgtgaaaaaatacaaattctttgaaccccaaaatgcatttacacaaacttgagaaaaccaaaaagtgcTAGTTTGAGCATCACTCTCCCATCTCCTGTACATATAATTGATAGGCCTATAGGCAAGGGATATGTAGACTAGTGTTATGTCTTGTTGTTGTTATTTCAATTTCGATTTTATATTAAGCTTATTTGTATTGAGCTTTTATAGAATACAtactgttccaaagcagcttttcagaaaatagagaaatatattaataaatagcaGATAAATAATAtgtagtaaaattattattattattattattattaagaaaaacaaaaaagtaggCAGTAGGCTACCATTCAGTTTTATTGAGTGTTAGGCCTCTTTGGCattttttgtttgacatttttttcGATCAACATTTAAATCAAATCGTTTTATCATCCTTTAAGCGAGTAAATGAGTCAGACGTTATGTTCAAGTCTGTCTTCTGTCTGATTGTATGGTGAACAGTGACACCGTGTGGTTTAGTTACACAGATCACGTGACAAAATCGCCCCACCCACCCCTCTTGTGTTCCCTCCCTCCGTG includes these proteins:
- the LOC127417858 gene encoding cadherin-related tumor suppressor-like encodes the protein MMEHRGQRRRWEYWWIALCFSLLLFFGQQVSAQIRYTIPEEVKEGTIVGNIAKDLGLDISSLEDRRFRIVSGSSDDLFQVNQNGVLHVHKNIDREALCKSNSACPINLKIVVENPLEIHYIGVEVTDINDNSPSFREHEKRLEISESTARGTRFQLKAARDPDAGVNSIRSYKLTQNEHFDLEVRDQGEDKLPFLVLQKPLDRELNDEYNLLLTAIDGGNPQRSGTLNITINVLDINDNRPVFGQDMYSTTLEENIQIGTLVIQVQASDRDYGLNGEVTYMFGNDQNPNVYEIFSLDKVTGDIRVKGNVDFEEYSVYKLDVQASDDGQPPMTTDCRVVIKILDTNDNKPDIEVTSLSNVVPEDSKPGTVISLISVTDRDSGVNGKVVCSLSENVPFELKPSVQENMYSLVTKGHLDREIISHYDITITATDLGQPLLSSYKTLSVQVSDVNDNSPEFTLNPIELYLRENNAAGASILTLSAFDQDINENSMISYQIIKGNGTKSDMTPFLNINSETGAVYALKSFDFETAKIFTFYVLATDSGSPSLSSNVTVNVFILDQNDNVPVILYPVSANGSAEGVEEIPRNVNAGHLVTKVRAYDADIGYNGWLLFSLQEVSEHSLFGLDRYTGQVRTLRSFTETDEAQQKLVILVKDNGNVSLSATATVIVKVVEPKEAFAASDVKNAVKDEEENNVTFYLIITLGSVSVLFLISIIVLIVMQCSKSTDCSSKYLQDANYDGTLCHSIQYRSGDKRYMLVGPRMSIGSTIVPGSNGNTLVIPDRRSRRDSGEVSIYIYIYIYIYIYIYIYICLVSAQIRYTIQEEVKEGSIVGNIAKDLSLDVNTLVDRRFRIVSGSNDALFQVNQNNGILYVHKRIDREELCDGIVACLISLKTVVENPLEVHYVEVEISDVNDHAPSFADKDVVIEIAESTPPGEDIPLQEAQDPDFGMNSVRFYKLSQTENFELELRENGGDKKVPILKLRKLLDRERQIKHSLILTAVDGGNPPRSGSVIINVTVLDDNDNRPKFSQEVYSITLQENALVDTLVIKLNATDLDEGQNAEIVYSFIKNIERLVYHTFNLNNNTGEIRMKSNVDFEKNDVYRVGVIAADKGQPPKTSNCRIIIKVIDVNDNRPEIEITSLSDVVPEDAKPGTVISLVSITDKDSDVNGKVVCRISDNVPFELKPSFKENMYSLVTSAKLDRELMSQYDVTITATDLGQPPLSSVKTLTVQISDVNDNVPEFPRNPLELYLMENNPPGASIYSVSAIDKDLNENAAITYQIIREDGGKSHIAPFLNVNSDNGHIYALKSFDFETVKTFQFHVLATDSGSPSLSSNVTVNVFILDQNDNVPVILYPVSANGSAEGVEEIPRNVNAGHLVTKVRAYDADIGYNGWLLFSLQEVSEHSLFGLDRYTGQIRTLRSFTETDEAQHKLVILVKDNGNVSLSATATVIVKVVEPKEAFAASDVKKSVKDEEENNVTFYLIITLGSVSVLFLISIIVLIVMQCSKSTDCSSKYLQDANYDGTLCHSIQYRSGDKRYMLVGPRMSIGSTIVPGSNGNTLVIPDRRSRRDSGEAVSVFATLA
- the pcdh2aa1 gene encoding protocadherin 2 alpha a 1, whose amino-acid sequence is MHKISVDIIDVNDNPPSFLDEKYNLEILESATTGARFQLETAHDPDIGTNALQSYKLSQNQYFRLETEDLGDEDINDNAPICNKQKYTVLVKEDAPEGTFLLRVNASDSDEGVNGQIEYSLRNKFRNGASEVFDLDSLTGELKIKGELNFEDRQVYELKILAADKGAVSLSTQCNVLVKVEDVNDNQPEIEVTSLYSHIPEDALPGTVVALMGVTDLDSGMNGKIICSLPKDVPFDLKPSSDGNFYSLLTKEYLDKESKSFYDITITAKDLGNPPLSSTRLIHVDVTDVNDNSPVFIQNPYTFYVVENNKPGIAVFSLRADDLDEGENARVSYSVDRVNSDQSMATFLNINEVNGTVYSLKSFDFESQKTFQFFVVAKDSGSPSLSSNVTVNVFILDQNDNVPVILYPVSANGSAEGVEEIPRNVNAGHLVTKVRAYDADIGYNGWLLFSLQEVSEHRLFGLDRYTGQIRTLRSFTETDEAQQKLVILVKDNGNVSLSATATVIVKVVEPKEAFAASDVKNAVKDEEENNVTFYLIITLGSVSVLFLISIIVLIVMQCSKSTDCSSKYLQDANYDGTLCHSIQYRSGDKRYMLVGPRMSIGSTIVPGSNGNTLVIPDRRSRRDSGENPVVGAMLNQLSLTKITEII